One window from the genome of Sphaerotilus microaerophilus encodes:
- a CDS encoding DUF4400 domain-containing protein — protein MIRAVVVASLSALLLLVLYLPSAHPPEQFVAVLREEHQATVEAWGWQPAESILERTLRWQQVSDGWAPLPTKAAAAPIPVDPMAGAVGQEMNAVQQRLLRNDYFRAIDALVLLATHRLAALLHWWPGLLPVVVASWIDALQRRRVRARVLAGNRPERFALWGSLCVGIACAGWLAMVWPVALPPVLWPGLAVAVAGTTSRAWGWYRV, from the coding sequence ATGATTCGGGCAGTCGTTGTCGCATCGCTGAGCGCCTTGCTGCTGTTGGTGCTCTACCTGCCGTCAGCCCACCCTCCTGAGCAGTTCGTAGCGGTGCTGCGCGAGGAGCACCAAGCCACGGTCGAAGCCTGGGGGTGGCAGCCTGCTGAGTCGATCCTGGAAAGGACGCTGCGCTGGCAACAGGTTTCCGATGGCTGGGCACCTCTGCCGACCAAGGCTGCCGCGGCACCCATCCCGGTCGACCCCATGGCTGGGGCCGTCGGGCAGGAGATGAACGCTGTGCAACAGCGCCTGCTGCGCAACGACTACTTCCGCGCCATCGATGCCCTGGTGCTGCTGGCCACGCATCGCCTGGCCGCGCTGCTGCACTGGTGGCCAGGCCTGTTGCCTGTCGTCGTGGCCAGCTGGATCGATGCGCTTCAGCGGCGCCGGGTGCGTGCCCGTGTCCTGGCAGGCAACCGCCCGGAACGCTTTGCACTGTGGGGCAGCCTGTGCGTCGGGATCGCCTGCGCCGGGTGGCTAGCGATGGTGTGGCCGGTCGCGCTGCCACCAGTGCTCTGGCCTGGGCTGGCGGTGGCGGTTGCGGGGACGACGAGCCGGGCTTGGGGGTGGTACAGGGTGTAG
- the traD gene encoding conjugative transfer system coupling protein TraD (Members of this protein family are the putative conjugative coupling factor, TraD, as the term is used for the SXT and TOL plasmid systems.) produces the protein MLLRPYEMPWRPAYEGLAGLAWMAAGLGTAAAAALHHLPLDLAWVLSLGCLVMAVLRLVQANQVLRQRAALLGQGIEVRTATEVAQWCRDPAQVFLGFGFEWRPVHAQRLYELAKIDPRELAVPRWVAGWLGQGRHPQPDSEIGLPYIHGVEPREGPLYRPLQNFEGGTLLVGTTQSGKGVALAHLVTQAVRRGDVVVVIDPKNSHRLKRVVQRACTDWREPDTFLEFHPAFPERGVRLDFMFNWQKPTEIASRIQSVMPPDTAGTFSAFGWDAVNVVVQGLIELEERPNLAKLTQFIEGGIEPVLEASLQRFYARVLGADWRDRPEMRRLLQEAQRGSLKRPSEAASADLMAYVGYYEQHLPQNQRHKVLDAQVRTFRHNREHYQKITANLLPILSMLTSGDLGHSLSPDPFDATDLRPIMNFEKIERAGHVLYMCLDSLPDPSVASAIGALALADMAARTGMRYNLGQYRRIALFVDEVANVINQPLIEILNKGAEGGIYTTCAMQTLADLARRLGSEDAARMALGNLNNLIALRSKDRPTQDFVVETFGKTAIHTLRVGSSQGSDTHLGDFSASQSAQLSESLEERVPADVLGKLPNLQYFASVSGGRILKGRFPILDPDQGVTQPQSRSTR, from the coding sequence ATGCTGCTGCGCCCCTACGAGATGCCCTGGCGGCCTGCCTACGAAGGCCTGGCCGGGCTGGCCTGGATGGCGGCTGGGCTTGGCACCGCCGCGGCCGCCGCACTGCATCACCTGCCGTTGGATCTGGCCTGGGTCCTGAGCCTGGGGTGCCTAGTGATGGCAGTGCTGCGGCTGGTGCAGGCGAACCAGGTGCTGAGGCAGCGAGCGGCCCTGCTCGGGCAGGGCATCGAAGTGCGAACAGCCACTGAGGTGGCGCAGTGGTGTCGTGATCCAGCGCAGGTCTTCCTGGGGTTCGGCTTCGAGTGGCGCCCCGTGCATGCACAACGGCTGTACGAACTGGCCAAGATCGATCCGCGCGAGCTTGCAGTGCCCCGATGGGTGGCAGGCTGGCTGGGTCAGGGGCGACACCCGCAGCCGGATTCCGAGATCGGCCTGCCCTACATCCACGGGGTAGAGCCGCGGGAAGGGCCGCTGTACCGGCCGCTGCAGAACTTCGAAGGCGGCACGCTGCTGGTGGGCACCACCCAGTCCGGCAAGGGGGTGGCACTCGCGCACCTCGTGACGCAGGCGGTGCGCCGCGGGGACGTGGTGGTGGTGATCGATCCCAAGAACAGCCACCGTCTGAAGCGGGTGGTGCAGCGCGCCTGCACCGACTGGCGCGAGCCGGACACCTTCCTGGAGTTCCACCCAGCGTTTCCGGAACGGGGGGTGCGGCTGGACTTCATGTTCAACTGGCAGAAGCCCACCGAGATTGCCTCGCGCATCCAGTCGGTGATGCCGCCGGACACGGCCGGCACCTTCTCCGCCTTCGGCTGGGATGCCGTCAACGTGGTGGTGCAGGGGCTGATCGAGCTGGAGGAGCGGCCCAACCTGGCCAAGCTGACGCAGTTCATCGAGGGCGGTATCGAGCCGGTGCTGGAAGCCAGCCTGCAGCGCTTCTATGCCCGGGTGCTGGGGGCCGACTGGCGGGACCGACCGGAGATGCGCCGGTTGCTGCAGGAGGCGCAGCGTGGCAGCCTGAAGCGGCCTTCGGAGGCCGCAAGTGCGGACCTGATGGCCTATGTGGGCTACTACGAGCAGCACCTGCCGCAAAACCAGCGCCACAAGGTACTGGACGCCCAGGTGCGCACCTTCCGGCACAACCGCGAGCACTACCAGAAGATCACCGCCAACCTGCTGCCGATCCTGTCGATGCTGACTTCCGGGGACCTGGGCCACAGCCTGTCGCCGGATCCCTTCGATGCCACCGATCTGCGCCCGATCATGAACTTCGAGAAGATCGAGCGCGCCGGCCATGTGCTCTACATGTGCCTGGATTCGCTGCCCGATCCCTCGGTGGCCTCGGCCATCGGCGCACTCGCCTTGGCGGACATGGCTGCTCGCACTGGCATGCGCTACAACCTGGGCCAGTACCGGCGCATCGCGCTGTTCGTCGACGAGGTGGCCAATGTGATCAACCAGCCGCTCATCGAGATCCTGAACAAGGGCGCCGAGGGCGGCATCTACACCACCTGCGCGATGCAGACCCTGGCCGACCTGGCCCGCCGCCTGGGCAGTGAGGACGCCGCGCGCATGGCGCTGGGCAACCTGAACAACCTGATCGCGCTGCGCAGCAAGGACCGCCCCACCCAGGACTTCGTGGTGGAGACCTTTGGCAAGACGGCCATCCACACGCTGCGTGTGGGCAGCAGCCAGGGCAGCGACACGCACCTGGGAGACTTCTCGGCGAGCCAATCGGCACAGCTCTCTGAAAGCCTGGAGGAGCGTGTGCCTGCCGACGTGCTGGGCAAGCTGCCGAATCTGCAGTACTTCGCCTCGGTGTCGGGCGGGCGCATCCTGAAGGGGCGCTTCCCGATCCTGGATCCGGATCAGGGTGTGACGCAGCCTCAGTCGCGGAGCACCCGATGA
- a CDS encoding S8 family peptidase, protein MKREGFLTLTLRSGVAAAAVPAHLDCLSGAGRPSPRLDGGRIDALLARAADGARFRRIFHARRSLGRPGEQHVGFDDTEEALGLSRSYQVELGRSDAAAYVREALRDLGPVEHCEEQQLAYAPLDAHALAGADAGHPPRRRVTQAQARAAQQRIRAPEALALEPGDPTVTVAIVDTGVVVGHPELQRRCMAGYDTVDLGLGRLNDNMRLVGDSRGWDYNPYDEVGHGCLVAGIVGARGFRLPPGLAGLAMLLPIRVLAAARREAGGARLVGVGALPDIDAGIKVAVDLGATVINMSLGSPRDEADPHAALPHQAVARYALARGCVLVAAAGNSGRREQFYPAALPEVIGVGSVDALGQRSRFSTWGPQIALCAPGEGIVGVGRHGYQASSGTSFAAPFVAGAAALMIARARRLGRAIDAAGVRRLLCSSAQRLPGPAEEVGAGLLDCRAALQALDAAPSSPARS, encoded by the coding sequence ATGAAGCGCGAAGGCTTCCTCACACTCACGCTGCGCAGCGGAGTGGCCGCGGCCGCGGTGCCGGCGCACCTGGATTGCCTGTCCGGCGCCGGACGTCCCAGCCCGCGGCTGGATGGCGGGCGCATCGACGCGCTGCTGGCCCGCGCTGCCGACGGCGCGCGCTTCCGCCGCATCTTCCACGCCCGCCGTTCGCTGGGCCGGCCGGGCGAGCAGCACGTGGGCTTTGACGACACCGAAGAGGCGCTGGGCCTGTCGCGCAGCTACCAGGTGGAACTGGGCCGCAGCGACGCCGCCGCCTACGTACGCGAAGCGCTGCGCGATCTGGGCCCCGTGGAACACTGCGAAGAGCAGCAGTTGGCCTACGCCCCACTCGATGCCCATGCCCTTGCCGGTGCCGATGCGGGCCACCCACCGCGCCGCCGCGTCACACAGGCCCAGGCCCGCGCCGCGCAGCAGCGCATCCGTGCGCCCGAAGCGCTGGCGCTGGAGCCGGGCGACCCGACCGTGACCGTGGCCATCGTCGATACCGGCGTTGTGGTGGGCCACCCCGAACTGCAGCGCCGCTGCATGGCCGGTTACGACACCGTCGACCTGGGACTGGGCCGCCTCAACGACAACATGCGGCTGGTGGGCGACTCGCGCGGCTGGGACTACAACCCCTACGACGAGGTGGGCCACGGCTGCCTGGTGGCCGGCATCGTCGGCGCGCGCGGCTTCCGGCTGCCGCCCGGCCTGGCCGGCCTGGCGATGCTGCTGCCCATCCGCGTGCTGGCGGCGGCGCGGCGCGAGGCCGGCGGCGCGCGCCTGGTGGGCGTTGGCGCGCTGCCGGATATCGACGCCGGCATCAAGGTCGCCGTCGACCTGGGTGCCACGGTCATCAACATGAGCCTGGGCTCGCCGCGCGACGAGGCCGACCCACACGCGGCGCTGCCGCACCAGGCTGTAGCGCGCTACGCGCTGGCGCGCGGTTGCGTGCTGGTGGCCGCGGCCGGCAACAGCGGCCGACGTGAGCAGTTCTACCCGGCCGCCCTGCCAGAAGTGATCGGGGTCGGGTCGGTCGACGCGCTCGGCCAGCGCTCGCGCTTTTCCACCTGGGGGCCCCAGATCGCGCTGTGCGCGCCGGGCGAGGGTATCGTGGGTGTTGGCCGCCACGGTTACCAGGCCAGCTCTGGCACTTCGTTTGCGGCGCCCTTCGTGGCCGGCGCTGCGGCGCTGATGATCGCACGCGCGCGCCGGCTGGGTCGTGCGATCGACGCTGCCGGCGTGCGCCGGCTGCTGTGTTCATCCGCCCAACGCCTGCCGGGACCAGCCGAGGAAGTCGGCGCCGGCCTGCTCGATTGCCGCGCGGCGCTGCAAGCGTTGGACGCAGCCCCCTCAAGCCCTGCGAGGAGCTAA